From a region of the Cyclopterus lumpus isolate fCycLum1 chromosome 5, fCycLum1.pri, whole genome shotgun sequence genome:
- the blcap gene encoding LOW QUALITY PROTEIN: bladder cancer-associated protein (The sequence of the model RefSeq protein was modified relative to this genomic sequence to represent the inferred CDS: deleted 3 bases in 2 codons): protein MYCLQWLLPVLLIPKPLNPALWFNHSMFMGFYLLSFLLERKPCTICALVLPRGTFLICYSCWGNCFLYHCQDAALPDAAPDPAIVGT, encoded by the exons ATGTATTGCCTCCAGTGGCTGCTCCCCGTGCTGCTCATCCCCAAACCGCTGAACCCGGCGCTGTGGTTCAACCACTCCATGTTCATGGGCTTCTACCTGCTCAGCTTCCTGCTGGAGAGG AAGCCCTGCACCATCTGCGCCCTGGTCCTTCCTCGCGGCACT TTCCTCATCTGCTACAGCTGCTGGGGCAACTGCTTCCTGTACCACTGCCAGGACGCCGCGCTCCCGGATGCCGCCCCAGACCCGGCCATCGTTGGGACCTAG